In Phycisphaerae bacterium RAS2, the DNA window GCCGGAGTTCACCGACATCGCCCGAGAGGTTCAGGAGGAAGTTGATCGCCGATGGGCACGGCTCAAGGCGATGGCGGATTGCAGCCTGTTGTAGGGTGCGTCCGGGCCGCTCTGTAGCCCCTCGCGACGTACTGTGCGAACTTCGGCGCGTCGAATCGAAATGGGGATACACACTATGTCCCGCGCAACGCTGAACTATCTGATCGACGCCGCGACGTTGCTAGTGTTGCTGGGAATGGTCGCGACCGGATTGATCCTTGAGTTCGTGTTGCCGCCCGGCAGCGGCGGAATTCGCCACGCACCCGACACGCTCTGGACCCTGGCACGACACGACTGGGGGGATGTGCATTTCTACGCCGCGATCACGATGGCCGGATTCGTTGCTCTGCACCTGGCACTTCATTGGAACTGGGCTTTCACGACAACTGCTCGACTGCTGACGCGAGGCAAGTCATCCGCTTCGATAGAGGCCTGGCGAAGAAACGCAGTCGGTTTCGGACTGCTGCCGGCCGTACTCGCGTCGTTCGTTCTCTTTGTCATCGTTGCGAGAACGTACGTTGCTTCTCCAGACAGTCAAGAAGACGAACAGGCCCAGGCAGAATACGCCGAGCAGGCGGACGGGTAGAGCGGTCTCAATCTGGTGGCGAGGTGGATCATGGCTTCGAAGACCAAGAGGGCGACCCGAAACAACAACAACCCAAGTGCGTCGCATCCGAGATCAAGCAGCCGTCGCGCACCAAAGTCTCTCGATGAATCCCGCCGTCGCACCCGCACGCGCCTGATTCACGGCAGGGGACGCACCGGGAAATGGGAATACGACCACCACGTTGTCCCGCCGATGACCTGCAGCGCCGCATTCCGGCTGGACTCGGCGCGACGAGGGGCACAAGGCTTCTGCGACTTCGCCCACCACTCCGCCGGCGCATCCGAAGAAGCCCCCATCTACATCTACGACCGGCTCGACGAGCCGACCCGCGCCATGCTCGAGGAGAATCTCGCCGTTGCCGAACATGGCGAAATGGCCGTGTGTTTCGCATCCGGCATGGCCGCCATCAGCGCCCTCGTGGGTGTACTGGTCCGCACGGGGCAGCACATCGTCTCACATCGTACGCTCTATGGTTGCACCTATTCGCTTTTCACCAACTGGCTGCCGCGGGCGGACATCGGCACGGCGTTCATCGACCTCTCCGACGAAGCCGCTTTGCGGAAGTCCATTCGTCACGAGACCCGGCTGGTGTACTTTGAGACGCCGGTCAATCCTGATTTGCAACTGATTGACATCGCCCGCGTGCGGCGCATCGTGGATGAGACAAACCTCGATCGGCCGTTGTCGCATCGCGTTTGGATCGCATGCGACAACACGTTTGCGTCGCCGTTCTGCCAGCGCCCGTTGCAGCGAGGGGCTGACGTGGTTGTCGAGAGCCTGACCAAGGGAATCGGCGGGTTCGGCACGGATCTGGGCGGCGTGGTCGTCGGACCGGCCGGACTTCAAGACAAACTGCTGATGTATCGCAAGGACTTCGGCGGCACGCTGTCACCCAAGGCGGCCTGGGGCGCGCTCGTGTATGGCCTGCCCTCGCTCGCGGCGCGAATGGCGAACTATCAGAAGTCGGCGATGCGCGTAGCGAAGTTCCTGGAAACGCATCCCCGCGTCGAGTATGTCCGCTACCCGGGATTGCCGTCATTCCCGCAATACGACCTGGCCCGTGAGCAGATGGTGGATGAGAGCGGCCGCTTCGCCCCCGGCTCAATGATTTATTTTGTATTACGGCAGACATCGCACGACGACAATCCCGGTGAGCGGCTCATTGACTGGATCGCGAAGAATTCCTACTGCATCACATTGGCCGTTTCACTCGGCCAGGTCAAGACACTGATCGAGTGTCCTTATTCAATGACCCATGCGGCCGTCCCGCGGGAGCAGAAAGAGGTCGATGGGCTGGTCCCGGGCGGCGTGCGTTTGAGCATCGGGCTGGAAGACTGGCACGATTTGATCGAGGAGTTGGACGCGGCGCTCTCAAGCACGTGAGCGAGCAGCTACTTACCCGCGATCGCGATTTGTGCCTTGGCTCTTGCGATGGCGCGCTGTTTGGCCGTTGCGGTTGCCTCGTCCTTGGCAGGCATGGCGTTGGCTGCATCGAGCGCTTTGTGGGCGTCGGCGGATGTGATGTTCTCGGCAAGGGCGGCGCGCTCGGTGAGAATCGTAATCTCGTTTTTGTGAACCTGGGCGAAGCCGCCATCCACAAAAACCTGTTGGGTCTTCCCGGCATCGGTCTCAACGCGCAGGACGCCGGTGCCCAGCTCGCAAAGCAGGGGGGCGCGCTTGTCGAGGACGCCGATCAGCCCGTCGTGCGCCGGAAGTACCACCGAAACCGCGTCGGTCTCGAGTACCTGCCGCTCGGGCGTGATCACGTTGCAGTGCAAAGGTGCTTTGGCCATGCCGAAGTGATACGGGAAACCGGTGCCGGCGTCAAGGGGCGCCGAGTCGATCACAGGAACCAGAAGGCAACCACCGTCGCAAGCATCATCAGCACGAAATAGGCAAGCGGGAAGGCCCAACGGCAGCGCTGATCGAGCAAGTCGCCCGATTCGCGGTGCCCCCGGCGATCCAGCGCCGCGACGCGCAGATTCACCACGACCGTCCCGCACATCGTCACGAAACTGATGTTCAAGAAGGCATGAATCAGGGTAAACGTCGCAATTTGCGGCAGCAGATCGCTCATGACGATCTGATAAGCGACGCCTGTCAAGATGCCAATGAATGAGACGCTGATCCGGTCTCCCACGGACGATCGATCCATCCAGAAGACGCAGAAAGACAGCAGCACAATAATGATAAGCGGCAGGACAACGAGGCGAATGATGAAAAAGGGCCGTCGTTGAACCTCAAACTTGACCTTCAACGAAGAAACATTTCCTCGGTGCCCGAGATACGCCGTCGCCCGGTCGGAGCATTCCATGCTAATCTGTCCCAGTTTCCATTGAGGAACCTGCACCATGCCGGTCGAGAGGTGACATGGATCGGGCGCGGGCTGAAACTCGAGTTCGTGCGAGTTGTATCCGAGAATAACAAACACCGCTTCGAGAGTTTGCTTGTCGAATGGGAATCGTCCAACCGAGAAGTCATCTCTTGCGACGGCGTTGATCGTTTGCACGAGTGTCAGGGTTCCGTCGGGCCGCAGGCGCAGCAAGACGCCGTTCTTCTCATAGAGGCCGGATCCATTGACCAACACCTCCTGGGGAAACCATCCGGGAAAAAGCTCGTTGAATTGGTAGTCCCCCTGATAGACCTTCTCGGTAAGGCCGGCCTTCTGCGGATCAAAGGCTAAGCGAGGATCATGCCATTGAAGGGTCAACACGCACGTGAATTCGAAAGTGAGGTCTTCGTCATTTATCGAGTTGATATTCTGGAGTTGGAATGCCGCGATGATCTTAACGGGGCCGTCTGCGGGCGGTGGAGTCAGCAGCGCCGTCGCAGCACTCGCCGCATCCATCGCGGTCGCGTCGGAAACAGGAGGCCCGTCGGCGAAGGCTCGCGGCGACAAGCACGCACCCACCGCCAGAATGAAACATGCAATCTCCGGCAGAAGCCTCATTCAATGCTCCAATTCCCATTGGGCGAGGCGGGACTCGAACCCGCTGCGAATTCGTTCGGAAATCTACAAGACGAATCGACCGAGTGTGCAAAAAGCTGTGCAGTCGATCCGGATGGTAATCGTACTGTGGTTCAGGCCGCGCTCAACCGTTGGGCCTTACTCTCCCAGACGGATCGGCGTCGTCTCACTGAAATGGCCGCGTCGGCGGTGCGGGCATCCGTGGAGGCCGCGCCGTGATTCACTTCCCCGTCGGCCGATGCTGTGCGTGCCTTCGCGACCGAGAGTGCCGGCACTTCGTAACGCTTCCAGTGGTGGCTCCTACCCCTGGCGCGGGCTGGGGCTGTTTGGCCTGCGATCTTCCGCGGGATGGTGCTATTGCCGTCGTCTGCGATGAATGCAACACCAGCGGTCAGCCGGAGATTGTGGAAGTCTGTGCAGGAAACCCGCGCGAACCGGGGCGAGTCCCCTACGCCCTTTGCCCAGTTCGGTTTGAGTGCAATCCCCTGAAGCATGAACGCAAGCCTGGCCGGCGCCATGGCTCTCGGCGCGTGGAAGCCGCGTCGGTTGAGAGTGGCGCAGGCCGGGCTTGGGGGGGAACGCCATGAGATTGAAGGGTCGGAAATTCGACAGGGTTCGACACCATAAAAAGGGCAAATCGCCTATGGCGCGCCGCCAGGTGGCGTTCCTGACTGCCTTTGCCCGCTTCGGCCTTGTGACCCGCGCGGCGCAGGCAGCCGGTATCCATCGCACGACACACAACAACTGGCTCAAGCAGTCGAGCTATCGCGAGCGGTTCCACGATGCGA includes these proteins:
- a CDS encoding Cys-loop ligand-gated ion channel codes for the protein MRLLPEIACFILAVGACLSPRAFADGPPVSDATAMDAASAATALLTPPPADGPVKIIAAFQLQNINSINDEDLTFEFTCVLTLQWHDPRLAFDPQKAGLTEKVYQGDYQFNELFPGWFPQEVLVNGSGLYEKNGVLLRLRPDGTLTLVQTINAVARDDFSVGRFPFDKQTLEAVFVILGYNSHELEFQPAPDPCHLSTGMVQVPQWKLGQISMECSDRATAYLGHRGNVSSLKVKFEVQRRPFFIIRLVVLPLIIIVLLSFCVFWMDRSSVGDRISVSFIGILTGVAYQIVMSDLLPQIATFTLIHAFLNISFVTMCGTVVVNLRVAALDRRGHRESGDLLDQRCRWAFPLAYFVLMMLATVVAFWFL
- the atpC gene encoding ATP synthase epsilon chain, which encodes MIDSAPLDAGTGFPYHFGMAKAPLHCNVITPERQVLETDAVSVVLPAHDGLIGVLDKRAPLLCELGTGVLRVETDAGKTQQVFVDGGFAQVHKNEITILTERAALAENITSADAHKALDAANAMPAKDEATATAKQRAIARAKAQIAIAGK
- the mdeA gene encoding Methionine gamma-lyase, producing MASKTKRATRNNNNPSASHPRSSSRRAPKSLDESRRRTRTRLIHGRGRTGKWEYDHHVVPPMTCSAAFRLDSARRGAQGFCDFAHHSAGASEEAPIYIYDRLDEPTRAMLEENLAVAEHGEMAVCFASGMAAISALVGVLVRTGQHIVSHRTLYGCTYSLFTNWLPRADIGTAFIDLSDEAALRKSIRHETRLVYFETPVNPDLQLIDIARVRRIVDETNLDRPLSHRVWIACDNTFASPFCQRPLQRGADVVVESLTKGIGGFGTDLGGVVVGPAGLQDKLLMYRKDFGGTLSPKAAWGALVYGLPSLAARMANYQKSAMRVAKFLETHPRVEYVRYPGLPSFPQYDLAREQMVDESGRFAPGSMIYFVLRQTSHDDNPGERLIDWIAKNSYCITLAVSLGQVKTLIECPYSMTHAAVPREQKEVDGLVPGGVRLSIGLEDWHDLIEELDAALSST